The proteins below come from a single Scatophagus argus isolate fScaArg1 chromosome 15, fScaArg1.pri, whole genome shotgun sequence genomic window:
- the manba gene encoding beta-mannosidase isoform X1 encodes MTLRGNVSVRVPAVLLCLFSGVLSGFSSRAEREQTLCLNGKWSLSNANGSLSLPAEVPGCVHSALQQQGYIRDPYFRFNDVSYRWIVFDNWTYTTTFLGSPHLRARQKVQLVFDGVDTVASIQLNGFDVGKTDNMFRRYVFPVRNVLKDGENVLKVSLSSPVLYASERRKAHPAYRVPPECPPDVQKGECHVNFIRKEQSSFSWDWGPSFPTMGLWKAVRLEAFDVLQLVHVSYVPLFNFSTSQWRVQVELLLDVVQTTNGQITLSIPELDSEQTFQAQFLPGKAKNSFTLHINTNKRVKLWWPNGHGDQPFYHLTVRGFQDGFLILNAESKVYFRTAELVQEPISGSLGLSFYFRINGKPVFLKGSNWIPAHSFQDQVTPAVLRNLLQSVVDVNMNVLRVWGGGVYEQDLFYSICDEMGIMVWQDFMFACAMYPTEDDFIQTVREEVIQQVQRLKSHPSIIIWSGNNENEAALATDWFNIPDSQRPTYLRDYVKLYVSNIRAIVQEEDQSRPFLVSSPTNGAESEQEGWVAANPYDPLYGDTHFYSYTPDCWDWRNFPRARFVSEFGFQSWPSFSTLQPVSIKEDWSYDSQFASHRQHHENGNQQMLLQAAWHFNLPNSTDPLKRFTDTVYITQVMQAQCVKAQTEFYRRSQSEIFEGKGRTMGALYWQLNAIWQAPSWSSIEFGGKWKMLHYFAQDFFAAVLPVGFEDDDTLFIYAVSDLSQDLKLRAVVTVYSWTDLDPVCTLKSDLLLVPGGSAAAIFKQSVSGLLAGCGRCTRLTCILTFHLEDSSSSQQGPTNHHFPCSPKDAQGLRTANITAKVQEDKTGYAITLRSASVAPFVWLDVGNIPGRFSSNGFLMVSRNRTVSFNAWRPTSVAELSTSLTITSLVDVY; translated from the exons ATGACACTGCGTGGAAACGTTTCTGTTCGTGTTCCcgctgttttattgtgtttgttttccgGAGTTTTGTCGGGGTTTTCCTCACGAGCCGAACGGGAACAAACTCTGTGTCTGAACGGTAAATGGAGTCTTTCAAACGCTAACGGTTCTCTGTCGCTGCCTGCAGAGGTGCCAGGTTGTGTTCACTCAGCTCTCCAGCAACAGGGATACATCCGG GATCCGTATTTCAGGTTCAATGATGTGTCTTATCGTTGGATTGTCTTTGACAACTGGACGTACACGACCACATTTCTGGGCTCCCCCCATCTGAG GGCCAGACAGAAGGTGCAGCTCGTGTTTGACGGTGTCGACACTGTAGCTTCCATCCAGCTCAATGGATTCGATGTCGGGAAGACGGACAACATGTTTCGTAGATAT GTCTTCCCAGTCAGAAACGTGCTGAAGGACGGGGAGAACGTGCTGAAAGTCAGCCTGTCCTCTCCGGTTCTTTACGCGTCTGAGCGGAGGAAGGCTCACCCTGCCTACCGAGTCCCTCCTGAATGTCCTCCAGATGTCCAGAAGGGGGAGTGTCATGTCAATTTCATCAGAAAA GAGCAAAGCTCTTTCAGTTGGGACTGGGGGCCTTCGTTTCCCACGATGGGACTGTGGAAGGCAGTCCGACTGGAGGCGTTTGATGTCCTGCAGCTCGTTCACGTTTCCTATGTTCCTCTATTCA ATTTCAGTACCTCTCAGTGGAGAGTCCAGGTTGAGCTTCTTCTTGATGTCGTTCAGACAACAAATGGCCAAATCACGCTCTCCATACCTGAGCTGGACTCAGAGCAAACCTTCCAGGCTCAGTTTCTTCCAGGAAAGGCCAAGAACAGCTTCACCTTACACATCAACACG AATAAAAGAGTGAAGCTGTGGTGGCCCAACGGACACGGTGACCAACCTTTTTACCATCTCACTGTCAGAGGATTTCAGGACGGGTTTTTAATCCTGAATGCAGAATCTAAG GTGTATTTTCGCACAGCAGAACTTGTCCAGGAGCCAATTTCTGGGTCTTTAGGACTGAGCTTTTATTTCCGCATCAATGGGAAACCAGTTTTCCTCAAAGGCTCCAACTGGATCCCAGCCCACTCCTTCCAGGACCAGGTCACCCCTGCTGT CTTAAGGAACTTGTTGCAGTCGGTGGTGGATGTGAACATGAACGTCCTCAGAGTCTGGGGAGGAGGAGTGTATGAACAGGATCTCTTCTACAGCATCTGTGATGAGATGGGGATCATG GTTTGGCAGGACTTCATGTTTGCCTGTGCTATGTATCCCACCGAGGACGACTTCATACAGACGGTCAGAGAGGAGGTCATCCAACAG GTTCAGCGTCTTAAGTCTCATCCTTCCATAATAATCTGGAGTGGAAACAACGAAAATGAAGCTGCTCTGGCGACCGACTGGTTCAACATCCCAGATTCCCAGAGGCCGACATACCTGAGAGACTACGTGAAGCTGTATGTGAGCAACATCAGGGCAATAGTGCAAGAG GAGGACCAGAGTCGGCCTTTCCTCGTCTCCAGCCCGACGAATGGGGCTGAGTCAGAGCAGGAGGGCTGGGTGGCGGCGAACCCTTACGACCCCCTCTACGGGGACACGCATTTCTACAGCTACACGCCGGACTGCTGGGATTGGCGGAATTTCCCCCGAGCGCGTTTCGTCTCCGAGTTCGGCTTCCAGTCCTGGCCTTCCTTTTCCACTCTGCAGCCG GTTTCCATAAAAGAAGACTGGAGCTACGACAGTCAGTTCGCTTCCCATCGTCAGCACCACGAGAACGGGAACCAGCAGATGTTACTGCAGGCTGCTTGGCACTTCAACCTGCCAAACTCCACTGATCCCCTGAAGAGATTTACAGATACAGTCTACATTActcag GTCATGCAGGCTCAGTGCGTGAAGGCTCAGACCGAGTTTTACCGCCGAAGTCAGAGTGAGATCTTTGAGGGCAAAGGTCGCACTATGGGCGCTCTCTACTGGCAGCTCAATGCTATCTGGCAGGCGCCTTCCTGGTCATCGATCG agtttgGCGGGAAGTGGAAAATGCTGCATTATTTCGCACAGGACTTCTTTGCCGCCGTCCTGCCTGTCGGCTTCGAGGATGACGACACGCTCTTCATCTACGCCGTCTCAGACCTGAGCCAGGACCTGAAGCTCAGGGCagtg GTGACCGTGTACTCGTGGACTGATCTGGATCCAGTGTGTACACTGAAGTCAGACCTGCTCCTGGTCCCCGGGGGCAGCGCCGCAGCCATTTTTAAACAGTCAGTCTCCGGCCTGCTGGCGGGATGTGGACGCTGCACCCGCCTCACCTGCATTCTCACGTTTCACctggaggacagcagcagcagccagcagggcCCCACCAACCACCACTTCCCCTGCTCGCCCAAAGACGCTCAGGGACTCCGGACAGCCAACATCACA GCCAAAGTGCAGGAGGATAAGACGGGATACGCCATCACCCTCCGCTCTGCTTCCGTGGCTCCTTTCGTGTGGCTCGATGTGGGCAACATCCCTGGACGCTTCAGCTCCAACGGCTTCCTGATGGTCTCAAGAAACAGGACGGTCAGTTTTAACGCGTGGCGACCCACCAGCGTTGCAGAGCTCTCCACATCCCTCACCATCACTTCTTTAGTGGACGTATACTGA
- the manba gene encoding beta-mannosidase isoform X2, producing MFRRYVFPVRNVLKDGENVLKVSLSSPVLYASERRKAHPAYRVPPECPPDVQKGECHVNFIRKEQSSFSWDWGPSFPTMGLWKAVRLEAFDVLQLVHVSYVPLFNFSTSQWRVQVELLLDVVQTTNGQITLSIPELDSEQTFQAQFLPGKAKNSFTLHINTNKRVKLWWPNGHGDQPFYHLTVRGFQDGFLILNAESKVYFRTAELVQEPISGSLGLSFYFRINGKPVFLKGSNWIPAHSFQDQVTPAVLRNLLQSVVDVNMNVLRVWGGGVYEQDLFYSICDEMGIMVWQDFMFACAMYPTEDDFIQTVREEVIQQVQRLKSHPSIIIWSGNNENEAALATDWFNIPDSQRPTYLRDYVKLYVSNIRAIVQEEDQSRPFLVSSPTNGAESEQEGWVAANPYDPLYGDTHFYSYTPDCWDWRNFPRARFVSEFGFQSWPSFSTLQPVSIKEDWSYDSQFASHRQHHENGNQQMLLQAAWHFNLPNSTDPLKRFTDTVYITQVMQAQCVKAQTEFYRRSQSEIFEGKGRTMGALYWQLNAIWQAPSWSSIEFGGKWKMLHYFAQDFFAAVLPVGFEDDDTLFIYAVSDLSQDLKLRAVVTVYSWTDLDPVCTLKSDLLLVPGGSAAAIFKQSVSGLLAGCGRCTRLTCILTFHLEDSSSSQQGPTNHHFPCSPKDAQGLRTANITAKVQEDKTGYAITLRSASVAPFVWLDVGNIPGRFSSNGFLMVSRNRTVSFNAWRPTSVAELSTSLTITSLVDVY from the exons ATGTTTCGTAGATAT GTCTTCCCAGTCAGAAACGTGCTGAAGGACGGGGAGAACGTGCTGAAAGTCAGCCTGTCCTCTCCGGTTCTTTACGCGTCTGAGCGGAGGAAGGCTCACCCTGCCTACCGAGTCCCTCCTGAATGTCCTCCAGATGTCCAGAAGGGGGAGTGTCATGTCAATTTCATCAGAAAA GAGCAAAGCTCTTTCAGTTGGGACTGGGGGCCTTCGTTTCCCACGATGGGACTGTGGAAGGCAGTCCGACTGGAGGCGTTTGATGTCCTGCAGCTCGTTCACGTTTCCTATGTTCCTCTATTCA ATTTCAGTACCTCTCAGTGGAGAGTCCAGGTTGAGCTTCTTCTTGATGTCGTTCAGACAACAAATGGCCAAATCACGCTCTCCATACCTGAGCTGGACTCAGAGCAAACCTTCCAGGCTCAGTTTCTTCCAGGAAAGGCCAAGAACAGCTTCACCTTACACATCAACACG AATAAAAGAGTGAAGCTGTGGTGGCCCAACGGACACGGTGACCAACCTTTTTACCATCTCACTGTCAGAGGATTTCAGGACGGGTTTTTAATCCTGAATGCAGAATCTAAG GTGTATTTTCGCACAGCAGAACTTGTCCAGGAGCCAATTTCTGGGTCTTTAGGACTGAGCTTTTATTTCCGCATCAATGGGAAACCAGTTTTCCTCAAAGGCTCCAACTGGATCCCAGCCCACTCCTTCCAGGACCAGGTCACCCCTGCTGT CTTAAGGAACTTGTTGCAGTCGGTGGTGGATGTGAACATGAACGTCCTCAGAGTCTGGGGAGGAGGAGTGTATGAACAGGATCTCTTCTACAGCATCTGTGATGAGATGGGGATCATG GTTTGGCAGGACTTCATGTTTGCCTGTGCTATGTATCCCACCGAGGACGACTTCATACAGACGGTCAGAGAGGAGGTCATCCAACAG GTTCAGCGTCTTAAGTCTCATCCTTCCATAATAATCTGGAGTGGAAACAACGAAAATGAAGCTGCTCTGGCGACCGACTGGTTCAACATCCCAGATTCCCAGAGGCCGACATACCTGAGAGACTACGTGAAGCTGTATGTGAGCAACATCAGGGCAATAGTGCAAGAG GAGGACCAGAGTCGGCCTTTCCTCGTCTCCAGCCCGACGAATGGGGCTGAGTCAGAGCAGGAGGGCTGGGTGGCGGCGAACCCTTACGACCCCCTCTACGGGGACACGCATTTCTACAGCTACACGCCGGACTGCTGGGATTGGCGGAATTTCCCCCGAGCGCGTTTCGTCTCCGAGTTCGGCTTCCAGTCCTGGCCTTCCTTTTCCACTCTGCAGCCG GTTTCCATAAAAGAAGACTGGAGCTACGACAGTCAGTTCGCTTCCCATCGTCAGCACCACGAGAACGGGAACCAGCAGATGTTACTGCAGGCTGCTTGGCACTTCAACCTGCCAAACTCCACTGATCCCCTGAAGAGATTTACAGATACAGTCTACATTActcag GTCATGCAGGCTCAGTGCGTGAAGGCTCAGACCGAGTTTTACCGCCGAAGTCAGAGTGAGATCTTTGAGGGCAAAGGTCGCACTATGGGCGCTCTCTACTGGCAGCTCAATGCTATCTGGCAGGCGCCTTCCTGGTCATCGATCG agtttgGCGGGAAGTGGAAAATGCTGCATTATTTCGCACAGGACTTCTTTGCCGCCGTCCTGCCTGTCGGCTTCGAGGATGACGACACGCTCTTCATCTACGCCGTCTCAGACCTGAGCCAGGACCTGAAGCTCAGGGCagtg GTGACCGTGTACTCGTGGACTGATCTGGATCCAGTGTGTACACTGAAGTCAGACCTGCTCCTGGTCCCCGGGGGCAGCGCCGCAGCCATTTTTAAACAGTCAGTCTCCGGCCTGCTGGCGGGATGTGGACGCTGCACCCGCCTCACCTGCATTCTCACGTTTCACctggaggacagcagcagcagccagcagggcCCCACCAACCACCACTTCCCCTGCTCGCCCAAAGACGCTCAGGGACTCCGGACAGCCAACATCACA GCCAAAGTGCAGGAGGATAAGACGGGATACGCCATCACCCTCCGCTCTGCTTCCGTGGCTCCTTTCGTGTGGCTCGATGTGGGCAACATCCCTGGACGCTTCAGCTCCAACGGCTTCCTGATGGTCTCAAGAAACAGGACGGTCAGTTTTAACGCGTGGCGACCCACCAGCGTTGCAGAGCTCTCCACATCCCTCACCATCACTTCTTTAGTGGACGTATACTGA